From Draconibacterium halophilum, one genomic window encodes:
- a CDS encoding RNA polymerase sigma factor, which translates to MTKEEFKKLFDEHFNQVRNYMFYRSGNTELATDIAQETFLKIWEKQNKIDDARVKGLLFKIANNLFVSYYRKEKRSFEFFKHYEPDENTRNPEEDLVFKQLKENYSYALQRMPEKQRAVFLMSRVDQLTYNEIAEMVGVSVKAVEKRMRLALHFLRTSLKTNE; encoded by the coding sequence TTGACAAAAGAAGAATTTAAAAAGCTTTTTGATGAACATTTCAACCAGGTTCGTAACTATATGTTCTATCGTTCGGGAAATACCGAATTGGCTACAGATATTGCGCAGGAAACATTTCTGAAGATTTGGGAGAAGCAAAATAAAATTGATGACGCCAGGGTGAAAGGTCTGCTTTTTAAAATTGCCAACAACCTGTTTGTGTCATACTACCGAAAAGAAAAACGTTCTTTTGAATTTTTTAAGCATTATGAACCGGATGAAAATACGCGCAACCCGGAAGAAGACCTGGTCTTCAAGCAACTGAAGGAAAATTATAGTTACGCGTTGCAAAGAATGCCCGAAAAGCAGCGAGCCGTTTTCCTGATGAGCCGCGTTGATCAACTCACTTACAACGAAATTGCCGAAATGGTTGGGGTAAGTGTAAAAGCCGTAGAAAAGAGAATGAGGCTCGCGCTTCACTTTTTGCGAACTAGTTTAAAAACAAATGAATGA
- a CDS encoding FecR family protein, producing MNDKNKHNDPLIDFEKNLFGKGKINWEKSEADVWNELQSKMDKKTAKVVSFRNNWIQWAAAAAVMLILGFGAVISSWQKTIECMPGEHLVAELPDGSSVDLNAGSKLVYYPLKWKWERKLKFEGEGFFNVEKGSTFTIVSNNGTTQVLGTSFNIYARAENYRVTCLTGKVQVTSPSDEKVVLLPQNHVELEEGKLVVTKMFEPEKAISWKQNYFYFTGRPLKEVIDEIERQYAVTIKLDPQLNNRNFGSNFSKQHSVEDVLDFVCKPMNLKFEKQANNVYNVTDES from the coding sequence ATGAATGATAAAAATAAACATAACGATCCGTTAATCGATTTCGAAAAAAATCTTTTCGGAAAAGGAAAGATCAACTGGGAGAAATCGGAGGCTGATGTTTGGAATGAGCTGCAAAGCAAGATGGACAAAAAAACGGCGAAAGTGGTCTCGTTCCGAAACAATTGGATTCAGTGGGCAGCGGCGGCCGCAGTCATGTTGATCTTGGGATTCGGAGCAGTCATTTCATCCTGGCAGAAAACCATAGAATGCATGCCCGGTGAACACCTGGTAGCCGAATTACCCGATGGATCGAGTGTGGATTTAAATGCTGGATCAAAACTGGTTTATTATCCGCTAAAATGGAAATGGGAACGTAAACTGAAATTTGAAGGTGAAGGTTTCTTTAATGTTGAAAAAGGATCGACTTTCACTATTGTGTCCAATAATGGAACTACGCAGGTTCTCGGAACTTCCTTTAATATTTATGCCCGCGCAGAAAATTACCGCGTAACCTGTCTCACGGGAAAAGTTCAGGTTACTTCGCCAAGCGACGAAAAAGTAGTTCTTCTACCTCAAAATCATGTTGAACTGGAAGAAGGGAAACTGGTTGTTACCAAAATGTTTGAACCCGAAAAGGCGATAAGCTGGAAACAAAATTATTTCTACTTCACCGGGCGTCCGTTAAAAGAAGTAATCGACGAAATTGAGCGCCAGTATGCCGTAACAATAAAACTCGATCCGCAATTAAATAATCGTAACTTCGGAAGTAATTTTTCAAAACAACACAGCGTTGAAGATGTGTTGGATTTTGTTTGCAAACCAATGAATCTGAAGTTCGAAAAACAAGCGAATAATGTTTACAACGTGACAGACGAAAGTTAA